In one Cercospora beticola chromosome 1, complete sequence genomic region, the following are encoded:
- a CDS encoding uncharacterized protein (BUSCO:EOG09265552), whose product MSDYGGGDDDMQDFGENEFLDENLIDEDDIPADGYENDVDPDQPMQGEAALNSTDYADANQNNVVTSGDAGGSNTVKALKSKKIADENRTTTPYMTKYERARVLGTRALQISMGAPVLVDVESETDPLQIALKELREKKIPLVVRRYLPDGYYEDWKTEELL is encoded by the exons ATGTCGGActatggcggcggcgacgatgacATGCAAGATTTTGGCGAGAACGA ATTCTTGGACGAGAACTtgatcgacgaggacgacattCCGGCAGATGGCTACGAGAATG ACGTCGATCCTGATCAACCCATGCAAGGCGAGGCAGCGCTCAACAGTACCGACTATGCCGATGCGAACCAGAACAACGTGGTCACCAGTGGAGACGCAGGCGGATCCAACACTGTGAAAGCGCTGAAAAGCAAGAAGATCGCCGACGAGAACAGGACGACTACCCCATACATGACCAAATACGAGCGTGCAAGAGTTCTGGGAACGAGAGCTCTGCAAATCAG CATGGGAGCGCCAGTACTTGTCGATGTTGAATCAGAGACGGATCCGCTTCAAATCGCCTTAAAGGAGCtgcgcgagaagaagattccGTTGGTCGTACGACGATACTTGCCTGATGGCTACTATGAGGATTGGAAGAC TGAGGAATTGCTTTGA